ATTGATCCGGGATGAAGAGTACGAAGTTCGGTCGTGTCACGAGGGTCTCCGTCACGAGTGCGGTTGCATCGGCCCACCTGGTCCGAGCAATTGTGCCTGACCCGAGTCTCGTTGTCAGAAAAGGACGGAACTGCGATAGCCCGATGCGTGCCAATCAGACGATTGCGAAAGCGGTAGAGACGGTCCAGAATGCGCCCGGACGGAGCAGGAAATCTGCTTGCGGGAAGCCTACAGCGATCTAGATGAGAGGGATCATGATCAAACTCTACGGCCTGCGCATGAGCAACTACTACAGCCTGACCAAGGCCCTGCTGATCGAGAAGGGGCTCGACTTCGAAGAGGTCAAAGCGCCACCTTCCCAGGACGAAGACTATCTGCAGCGTTCACCGATGGGCAAGATGCCCTCGATCGAGGTCGACGGCCGGTTTATGTCCGAGTCGCTGGCGATCTTCAACTATCTAGAACGCCTGAAGCCTGAGCCTGCGCTACTGCCGAGCGATCCGTTCGCGGCGGGCAAAGTCATTGAGCTGGTCTGCCATCTCAAATTGGACATCGAACTCGTCGCCCGGCGCTGCCTCCCTGAACTCTTGTTTGGCAAGCCGGTTAGTGATGAGACCAAAGAGCAGGTCAAAAAGGATCTGGCGACGGGGATGAAGGCGGTGGCTCGCTTGTGCGTATGCGACCCCCACGCTGCGGGAGCGGATTTCACGCTGGCAGACCTCTACATCTTCTACACGTTTGGCCTGGCCGGCACCCTGGCCAAGAAGGTCGCCGACGTAGACTTGCTGGCCGACCATCCGCAGATCACTGAATTGATCGGGCAGCTCGCGAAACGTCCGAGTATCGCTCAGGTTGCTGCAGAGATGGCCGGATGAAGCGAAGCGCTGGACTGACCTCCAGCGCTTCGACAAAACCATCCTCTCGGAGCACTGACTCCCGACTCAGACGGCCGCTTCTACTCGCTTGCCCAGACCCGACGCCAGGATCTCGGCCGCCTCGGCCACCATCTCGTCGAGGATTTCCGCAGCCGGGCGCTTCTTGTGCAGCATGCCCGACGTCTGCCCCGCGGCGTTCATCAGCAGGTCTTCGCGACCCGCTTTCTGAATCGAGTAGCTGAGATCGCGAATCAAGATGGCCTGCGCGCCCATCGGAAGGGCATGGATGTTCTGGCGTTCCCAGGCTTCGATCAGTGGATTGGAGATATTGCGCATGGTCTTGCCGCTGTAGAGGCGCGTCACGATGGTCTGCTCGGCCGCAGCTTCGATGATGCGCTGTTTCTGCAGATCGGGCTGGTTGGCCTCTTCAGAAACCAGGAAGGCGGTGCCACACCAGGCGGCGACGGCCCCGACGGCGAGCACGCCTGCCAACGCGCGGCCACTCGCGATCCCGCCGGCCGCGATGACCGGCAGTGGCGCGACCGCGTCCATGACCTGCGGCAGCAAGGCCAACGTACCGATGCGACCGGTGTGCCCGCCCGCCTCGGTACCCTGAGCGACCACATAGTGCGCACCGTCGCGGGCGACCTGTTCGGCGGCACGGACGTTGCCCACCAGTGAGAGGATCGTCGTGCCGTTCGCCTCGAGAGCCTCCACGAAAGGACCGGGCGTTCCCAGACCGGACGCGAACACGGGAACTCCTTCCTCCAGGATCACCTCCATCTGCGAACCCGCCCAACTCTTGCCCTCGGGTATCCACGAACCCATCTGGTCTTGTTCGGGTGGAGCTTTCTCCAGGACGATTTCGAGTTCGTCGGCGACGCGCTGCACGGCATCGCGGTGTTCCTGAGGGAGCTTGTCAGCGGACGGAGCTGAAAGTGTCGGACCAGCGGAACGCGAAATCAGAAACGTTTGAGCCAAAAGCAGGTCGATACCGAAAGGCTTGTCGGTGAGCGAGCGGATCTTGCGGATCTCGGCGCGCAGTTCATCGGGGGAGTAGGCCACCCCGCCAAGCACGCCCAGGCCGCCTGCATTCGAGACAGCCGCGACGAGTTCGGCAGAGGCCACCGGGGCTCCGGTCCCCGCAACGGGCCCCATGCCCGCAAGCACCACCGGGTATTCGATCCCGACTCGTTGACAGAACTCCGTTCGAAGCATGGGTCTGGACACTTGCGATGGCCTCCTGTTCTTCACTTGTGGTCTTCGACTAACGTCCTCTGTAGACCGGCTTGCGCTTCTCTACGAACGCCGCCACGCCCTCGAGCGTATCCTTGGTAGAGAAGTTCACGGTCTGTGAGACGCCTTCCCGACCGAGCGCCTCCGAAAGGCTCAGCGACAGAGAGTTCGCGAGCATCTTCTTCGTCATCTGCAACGCCAGAGGCGGACCCGCGGCCAGACGCTCCGCCCAATTGGCCACGAAAGCGTCCAACTGGTCATCGGGAAGAACGCGGTTCACGATGCCCATCTCTCGCGCTTCCTCAGCGGAAATGATGTCTCCGAAAAGCGCCAACTCCTTGGCCTTGTGAAGGCCGACCAGGCGCGGCAGCAACCAGGTCCCTCCGAAATCAACCGAGAGCCCGCGCTGCGCGAATATCTGCGAGAAGCGCGCGTTCTCGGACGCGACGATCAAGTCGCATCCCAGCGCCAGGTTCATGCCCGCTCCGACAGCCGGGCCACGTACCTTTGCAATCGTCGGTTTCGAAACTTCGTGCAGCGCCATGGCCGCGGCGTTCACCGAGTGCATGGAATTGAGCGGGTGGGTTCCCGCTCCCATCTTGTTGCTCAGTTCGGCCCCCGCACAAAAGGCTCCGCCGGCCCCGGTGATGACCAGGACGCGATCGCTCTCGGTGCGCGTCACCTCCTCGAAGACGTGCTGCAACTCCTCCCACATCTCACCCGCAACCGCATTCTTCACCTGCGGTCGATTGAGCGTGAGGGTCACGACGCCGTTTTCTTCGCGATCTACGAGGATCTCGTCCATGCACCCTCCTCTTCCCGGCTTCTACGGTACCGGGTCGGGTCTGTGGTGGTAATTCGCGCACATCGTGCTTACCTCAGAGACCGACACTTTGTCAATCTTCCCCTTCGTGTCCCGCAAACCTGGCCAGTTGAGTATTCGAAAAAGGGCTGCATTCACTCGATTGCGATGTCGTTCGGAACTTGCACCGAGATCGCGGAGAGCCTCTCCAAAGGTCCCCTAACAGCCAGCCATTCGGGGCACGCTTCTTGCGGTAGCCTATTCCCATGTCCCCACAAATCGACCCTGGACGACGTTCTCTCCTCCGACTTTTCCTGGCGAGCCCGCTCCTGCTCTGCCCACAACCGGTCGCCGCATTCGAGCATCTGCTTACAAAACTGGGAGAAACCTCTGCAAGTCCGGAGGAAACCCGCGAGATCATCACGGCCGCTGCGGATGCAATCAACGTTTTTGACTTCGAGGCCGTAGCCGAACGGAATTTGTCCCCAGCGCACTACACCTATCTGTCGATGGGCGTTCAGCACGAGGTCACTCTTCGAGCTAACCGATCCGCATTCGACGACTTCCAGTTGCTGCCGCGGCGTCTGGTCGATGTTCGCGAACTGGACACCTCGACGGAA
This genomic window from bacterium contains:
- a CDS encoding glutathione S-transferase family protein, with the protein product MIKLYGLRMSNYYSLTKALLIEKGLDFEEVKAPPSQDEDYLQRSPMGKMPSIEVDGRFMSESLAIFNYLERLKPEPALLPSDPFAAGKVIELVCHLKLDIELVARRCLPELLFGKPVSDETKEQVKKDLATGMKAVARLCVCDPHAAGADFTLADLYIFYTFGLAGTLAKKVADVDLLADHPQITELIGQLAKRPSIAQVAAEMAG
- a CDS encoding nitronate monooxygenase; the encoded protein is MSRPMLRTEFCQRVGIEYPVVLAGMGPVAGTGAPVASAELVAAVSNAGGLGVLGGVAYSPDELRAEIRKIRSLTDKPFGIDLLLAQTFLISRSAGPTLSAPSADKLPQEHRDAVQRVADELEIVLEKAPPEQDQMGSWIPEGKSWAGSQMEVILEEGVPVFASGLGTPGPFVEALEANGTTILSLVGNVRAAEQVARDGAHYVVAQGTEAGGHTGRIGTLALLPQVMDAVAPLPVIAAGGIASGRALAGVLAVGAVAAWCGTAFLVSEEANQPDLQKQRIIEAAAEQTIVTRLYSGKTMRNISNPLIEAWERQNIHALPMGAQAILIRDLSYSIQKAGREDLLMNAAGQTSGMLHKKRPAAEILDEMVAEAAEILASGLGKRVEAAV
- a CDS encoding enoyl-CoA hydratase, with the translated sequence MDEILVDREENGVVTLTLNRPQVKNAVAGEMWEELQHVFEEVTRTESDRVLVITGAGGAFCAGAELSNKMGAGTHPLNSMHSVNAAAMALHEVSKPTIAKVRGPAVGAGMNLALGCDLIVASENARFSQIFAQRGLSVDFGGTWLLPRLVGLHKAKELALFGDIISAEEAREMGIVNRVLPDDQLDAFVANWAERLAAGPPLALQMTKKMLANSLSLSLSEALGREGVSQTVNFSTKDTLEGVAAFVEKRKPVYRGR